GTGCACCAGGTCCGCGGCAGGCTTCTCACGGTAACACTGGCCGCCCAGCTACTGGTCATGGCTGGCTGTGCCGAATCCACCGGTGAGACCATCGCCCCCGGCGACCTGGTGGGCAGTTGGTCGCTTGTGGGCACCGGTGTCGTGCTTACTTTCGAATCAGGGCAGGCGGGTCAGCTGTACCACCTCCGCGACCCCCAGGGGGCCTATGGCCACTGGCTGGAGGGTGGCAGCGACCTGCTGGTGCGGGGCTTCTGGCGGGTGCTTGGGCAGAGCCTGCTCTTCGATGACGAGGCCGGCCCCATCGCCTGCCCCATCTTGGATGACCGCTTTGTCATCACCATGAATGCGGGCAAGACCAGCATGACCCTGTCTCACCTTGGCGATGACTGCCTGCAGCGGGCGCTCATTCTGGACGACTTTCTTTGGCGGCGCAGCAGTGACGACAGCTAGTCCTCCGGCGGCTGTGAAGACCTACTCGCCCGAGGTTCTGCAGTTCCAGCAGCGCACCCTTCTGCTGCTGAGCGGCATCTTCATCGCGGCCCTGGTGGTGAGCAACCTCATCTTTCAGAAGTTTTTCACCTGGTCACCGTTCGGCCTGATAACCTTCGAGCTCTCCGCCGGAATTCTTCCCTACCCCGTCACCTTCCTCGTCACCGATATTGTCTCGGAACTTTACGGCAAGCGGCGGGCCAACCAGGTGGTCTTGAGCGGCCTTGTCGCCAGCCTGTTCGTACTGGCCGTGGTCACCGTGGCCGATGCGCTCCCCGCCCCGGACTGGTCACCGGTCTCGGACGGGCTGTTCCACAAGGTTTTCGGGCTGTTCGGCCCTGCGGTGGCCGCCTCCATGGCCGCCTATCTCACGGCCCAGTTTATCGATATTCGCGTGTTCCACTTCTGGAAGCGCCTCACACGGGGCCGGCACTTGTGGCTGCGCAACAACGGCTCCACCATCTTCTCCCAGCTGGTGGACACCAGCATGGTGCTGGCTCTGCTGAGTGTTGCCGGGGCCATTGAGTGGTCCCGCTTCTGGACTTTGCTGGGAAGCGGTTTTCTCTTCAAGGTGCTGGTGGCCCTGGCCGATACGCCGTTGCTTTACCTGTCAGTGGCGCTCCTGCGCCGCCGCATGGGCTTGCAGCCGGCCGAGGAAGTGGC
This genomic window from Candidatus Neomarinimicrobiota bacterium contains:
- a CDS encoding queuosine precursor transporter, with translation MTACSGRSFWTTFFGGAAVTTASPPAAVKTYSPEVLQFQQRTLLLLSGIFIAALVVSNLIFQKFFTWSPFGLITFELSAGILPYPVTFLVTDIVSELYGKRRANQVVLSGLVASLFVLAVVTVADALPAPDWSPVSDGLFHKVFGLFGPAVAASMAAYLTAQFIDIRVFHFWKRLTRGRHLWLRNNGSTIFSQLVDTSMVLALLSVAGAIEWSRFWTLLGSGFLFKVLVALADTPLLYLSVALLRRRMGLQPAEEVAGGQRVA